Proteins from a genomic interval of Stomatohabitans albus:
- a CDS encoding arsenate reductase family protein: MAELQLFIHPKHKAAKAAERFFKERNLKYHAVDVRKKPPSPGELRRFVQRFGLDAVVDKQAKAYVEGGWRYLQAGEEDWIARLCADPSVLQLPLVRYGNTLAVGKDEAAWKEIAQRIKAS, translated from the coding sequence ATGGCAGAACTTCAACTTTTTATCCATCCCAAACACAAAGCCGCGAAGGCTGCGGAGCGTTTCTTTAAGGAACGCAACCTGAAATACCATGCGGTAGATGTCCGTAAAAAACCGCCTTCACCAGGTGAGCTACGTCGGTTTGTTCAGCGCTTTGGCCTTGATGCTGTGGTTGATAAACAGGCCAAGGCGTATGTTGAAGGGGGATGGCGTTATCTCCAAGCAGGGGAGGAGGATTGGATTGCTCGCCTATGTGCCGATCCAAGCGTCCTTCAACTCCCGTTAGTTCGGTACGGAAATACCCTTGCGGTGGGTAAAGATGAAGCTGCTTGGAAGGAAATTGCACAACGAATAAAGGCATCCTGA